A single region of the Streptomyces sp. ITFR-16 genome encodes:
- a CDS encoding chitosanase, producing the protein MHAPHKRTARRTTRSVRVALVALGLTLTAVPATAFAGTTPAPAAAHHQEAAATGLDDPAKKDIAMQLVSSAENSSLDWKAQYGYIEDIGDGRGYTAGIIGFCSGTGDMLDLVELYTQRKPDNVLAGYLPALREVDGSDSHDGLDPGFQDAWETAAQDPDFQQAQNDERDRVYFDPAVSRGKSDGLGTLGQFAYYDAIVMHGDGGDSTSFGSIRQRALAKAKPPAQGGDEVAYLDAFLDARVWAMQQEEAHSDTSRVDTAQRVFLRNGNLNLDPPLDWKVYGDSFHIG; encoded by the coding sequence GTGCACGCTCCCCACAAGCGCACCGCACGTCGCACCACCCGGTCCGTGCGCGTCGCGCTCGTCGCGCTCGGACTGACCCTCACGGCGGTGCCCGCCACCGCCTTCGCCGGCACCACCCCCGCCCCCGCGGCGGCTCACCACCAGGAGGCGGCCGCGACCGGTCTCGACGATCCGGCGAAGAAGGACATCGCCATGCAGCTGGTCTCCAGCGCGGAGAACTCCTCGCTGGACTGGAAGGCGCAGTACGGCTACATCGAGGACATCGGCGACGGCCGCGGCTACACCGCGGGCATCATCGGCTTCTGTTCCGGCACCGGCGACATGCTCGACCTGGTGGAGCTGTACACCCAGCGCAAGCCGGACAACGTGCTCGCCGGGTATCTGCCGGCCCTGCGCGAGGTGGACGGCAGCGACTCGCACGACGGTCTGGACCCGGGCTTCCAGGACGCCTGGGAGACGGCGGCCCAGGACCCGGACTTCCAGCAGGCGCAGAACGACGAGCGCGACCGGGTGTACTTCGACCCGGCCGTGAGCCGGGGCAAGAGCGACGGACTGGGCACACTCGGCCAGTTCGCGTACTACGACGCCATCGTGATGCACGGCGACGGCGGCGACAGCACGAGCTTCGGGTCCATCCGGCAGCGCGCCCTGGCGAAGGCGAAGCCGCCGGCCCAGGGCGGTGACGAGGTGGCCTACCTCGACGCGTTCCTGGACGCGCGGGTCTGGGCCATGCAGCAGGAGGAGGCCCACTCGGACACCAGCCGGGTCGACACCGCGCAGCGGGTCTTCCTGCGGAACGGCAATCTGAACCTGGACCCGCCGCTCGACTGGAAGGTGTACGGCGACAGCTTCCACATCGGCTGA
- a CDS encoding alpha/beta hydrolase: MDDQSVVDVGDVRLAYRTWGDPFGSPVVLLHGLGDRAGSWEAAGSLLGQEWRVYALDLRGHGESDWPDEYDFELMRDDVLGFLDACELGRVGLVGHGMGGVVAHLLAQEHADRVERLVLVETPPPFPGAAGPDVPPEGPVDYDEAVLAAVRTQIADPDPAWADGLGEIVAPTLVLAGGPASTMPQARLQDMASLIPDCHLITLGGGHRVHQVHADQVAQQITEFFTS, encoded by the coding sequence ATGGATGATCAGTCTGTTGTGGATGTCGGCGATGTGCGGCTGGCGTACCGGACCTGGGGCGACCCGTTCGGCTCGCCCGTCGTGCTGCTGCACGGCCTCGGTGACCGCGCCGGGAGCTGGGAGGCGGCCGGGAGTCTGCTCGGTCAGGAATGGCGGGTCTACGCGCTGGACCTGCGCGGCCACGGCGAGAGCGACTGGCCCGACGAGTACGACTTCGAGCTGATGCGCGACGACGTCCTCGGCTTCCTGGACGCCTGCGAACTCGGCCGGGTCGGCCTGGTCGGCCACGGCATGGGCGGCGTCGTCGCCCACCTGCTCGCCCAGGAGCACGCGGACCGGGTGGAGCGGCTGGTGCTGGTGGAGACCCCGCCGCCGTTCCCCGGCGCGGCCGGCCCCGATGTCCCGCCCGAGGGGCCGGTCGACTACGACGAGGCCGTGCTCGCCGCCGTACGCACGCAGATCGCCGACCCCGACCCGGCCTGGGCGGACGGGCTGGGTGAGATCGTCGCCCCGACCCTGGTGCTCGCCGGCGGACCGGCGAGCACCATGCCGCAGGCCCGGCTCCAGGACATGGCCTCGCTGATCCCGGACTGCCATCTGATCACCCTCGGCGGCGGCCACCGGGTGCACCAGGTCCACGCCGATCAGGTCGCCCAGCAGATCACGGAGTTCTTCACCAGCTGA
- a CDS encoding TIGR03086 family metal-binding protein, with the protein MDTQTNTAPGSGPRLDLEPAARQIAGQLDAIDDGLLTAPTPCPDVTVGALLAHVGGLAVAFRDAARKDLGPTTDSAPSVESGVLEDGWRDALPVALDELVAAWRSPDAWQGMTRAGSVDLPGEVAGMVALNELVLHGWDLARATGQPYRAEEAHLHTSLALLADLGDNPPPASPFGPPVAVPDDAPLVDRAVARSGRRPDWRPAG; encoded by the coding sequence ATGGACACGCAGACGAACACCGCGCCCGGTTCCGGGCCCCGCCTCGACCTGGAACCGGCCGCCCGCCAGATCGCCGGTCAGCTGGACGCCATCGACGACGGCCTGCTCACCGCGCCGACCCCCTGCCCCGATGTCACGGTGGGGGCCCTGCTCGCCCATGTCGGCGGGCTGGCGGTGGCCTTCCGGGACGCCGCGCGCAAGGACCTGGGCCCGACGACCGACTCCGCCCCCTCGGTGGAGTCCGGTGTCCTGGAGGACGGCTGGCGCGACGCACTGCCGGTGGCGCTGGACGAGCTGGTGGCGGCCTGGCGCTCCCCCGACGCCTGGCAGGGCATGACCCGGGCGGGCAGCGTGGACCTGCCGGGCGAGGTGGCGGGCATGGTCGCGCTCAATGAGCTGGTGCTGCACGGCTGGGACCTGGCGAGGGCGACGGGGCAGCCGTACCGCGCCGAGGAGGCGCATCTGCACACCTCGCTGGCGCTGCTGGCCGACCTGGGCGACAACCCGCCGCCGGCCTCCCCCTTCGGCCCGCCGGTCGCGGTCCCGGACGACGCGCCGCTGGTGGACCGGGCGGTCGCCCGCAGCGGCCGGCGCCCCGACTGGCGGCCGGCCGGCTGA
- a CDS encoding fibronectin type III domain-containing protein produces MACSAALLLATLTACGSEAEAADTRKPTVPHGVTAQASSATSAHVMWEAATDDTAVTGYEIYRAGKKVKSVPASRVMIDIDGLTASTAYTFTVRARDAAGNLSAPSAAASVTTPAPTPADHEPPTRPVKLRGKADGSRAATLSWGGSTDDIGVTAYDIYQEDSRIHSVPGTRTTARITGLRPGTIYTFTVRARDAANTSSPDSNALDLTTASAPGAPASTAPSDLRITTAEEGREYAVDLDWKQPETGGEIPAYQLYLNGRLTTTIVWGGTPPAGRASYRLTVAEPRGTRYSVKLRAKLPDGKWGDFSAQRTVVLGE; encoded by the coding sequence TTGGCCTGCTCCGCCGCCCTGCTCCTCGCCACCCTGACCGCCTGCGGCTCCGAGGCCGAGGCGGCGGACACCAGGAAACCGACCGTCCCGCACGGGGTGACCGCGCAGGCGAGCAGCGCGACCTCCGCGCACGTCATGTGGGAGGCGGCCACCGACGACACGGCCGTCACCGGGTACGAGATCTACCGCGCGGGCAAGAAGGTCAAGTCGGTCCCGGCGAGCCGGGTGATGATCGACATCGACGGGCTGACCGCCTCGACCGCCTACACCTTCACCGTCCGCGCCCGCGACGCCGCCGGGAACCTCTCCGCACCGAGCGCCGCCGCCTCCGTCACCACGCCCGCCCCCACCCCCGCCGACCACGAACCCCCCACCCGGCCGGTGAAGCTGCGCGGCAAGGCCGACGGCAGCCGGGCCGCCACCCTGTCCTGGGGCGGCTCCACGGACGACATCGGCGTCACCGCGTACGACATCTACCAGGAGGACTCCCGTATCCACAGCGTGCCCGGCACCCGGACCACCGCGCGGATCACCGGCCTGCGCCCCGGCACGATCTACACCTTCACCGTCCGCGCCCGCGACGCGGCGAACACCTCCTCGCCCGACAGCAACGCCCTGGACCTCACCACCGCCTCCGCGCCCGGCGCCCCCGCGAGCACGGCGCCGAGCGACCTGCGGATCACCACGGCCGAGGAGGGCCGGGAGTACGCCGTCGACCTGGACTGGAAGCAGCCCGAGACCGGCGGCGAGATACCCGCCTACCAGCTCTACCTGAACGGCCGGCTGACCACCACCATCGTCTGGGGCGGCACACCCCCCGCAGGCCGGGCGAGTTACCGGCTCACCGTCGCCGAACCGCGCGGCACCCGCTACTCCGTCAAGCTCCGCGCCAAGCTCCCGGACGGCAAGTGGGGCGACTTCTCGGCGCAGCGCACGGTCGTGCTCGGGGAGTGA
- a CDS encoding chitosanase: protein MKLIPRSPFASLLALLLATAVLSGCTDAVSDTSAGKGSAGAGLDDPAKKDIAMQLVSSAENSTLDWKAQYKYIQDIGDGRGYTAGIIGFCSGTGDMLSVVERYAKSRPGNPLERFLPALREVKGSDAHTGLGRPFTEAWAKAAGDQAFRAAQDAERDRSYFDPAVRQGKQDGLGALGQFIYYDAYVMHGGGDAEGNVGFRTIRRQALAEADPPAEGGDEGAYLDAFLDARVAALRLEPSHSDTSRVETAQRVFVREGRFGLETPLRWKVYGDSYEIKGS from the coding sequence GTGAAGCTCATCCCGCGTTCCCCGTTCGCGTCCCTCCTCGCCCTCCTCCTCGCCACCGCCGTGCTGTCCGGGTGCACGGACGCCGTCTCCGACACCTCCGCCGGCAAGGGGTCCGCCGGTGCGGGGCTGGACGATCCGGCGAAGAAGGACATCGCCATGCAACTGGTCTCCAGCGCGGAGAATTCCACCCTGGACTGGAAGGCCCAGTACAAGTACATCCAGGACATCGGCGACGGGCGCGGCTACACGGCGGGCATCATCGGCTTCTGCTCGGGGACCGGCGACATGCTGAGCGTGGTCGAGCGGTACGCGAAGTCCCGGCCAGGCAATCCGCTGGAGCGGTTCCTGCCCGCCCTGCGCGAGGTGAAGGGCAGCGACGCGCACACGGGTCTCGGCCGCCCGTTCACCGAGGCCTGGGCGAAGGCGGCCGGCGACCAGGCGTTCCGGGCCGCCCAGGACGCGGAGCGGGACCGGTCCTACTTCGATCCGGCGGTGCGCCAGGGCAAGCAGGACGGGCTGGGCGCGCTGGGCCAGTTCATCTACTACGACGCCTATGTGATGCACGGCGGGGGCGACGCGGAGGGCAACGTCGGCTTCCGTACGATCCGCCGCCAGGCGCTCGCCGAGGCCGACCCGCCCGCGGAGGGCGGCGACGAGGGGGCCTATCTCGACGCCTTCCTCGACGCCCGGGTCGCCGCGCTCCGCCTGGAGCCCTCGCACAGCGACACCAGCAGGGTCGAGACCGCCCAGCGGGTGTTCGTGCGCGAGGGCAGGTTCGGCCTGGAGACCCCGCTGCGCTGGAAGGTGTACGGCGACAGCTACGAGATCAAGGGCTCCTGA